CTCGAAGTCGCTGACGAACCGGGAGCTGGTCCTCGCGGCGCTGGCCGACGGCCCCTCGACCATCCGGCTCCCCCTGCACTCGCGCGACTCCGCCCTGATGGTCGCCGCGCTCCGGCAGCTCGGCGTCGGGATCGACGAGGTCGTCCCCGCGGACGGCACGGCTCCGAACCCGTACGGGCCGGACCTCCGGATCACACCCGCGCCGATGCACGGCGACGTCGCCGTCGACTGCGGGCTGGCCGGCACCGTGATGCGCTTCCTGCCGCCGCTCGCCGCGCTGGCGACCGGCCCCGTGACGGTCGACGGCGACCCGTACGCGCGGAGGCGACCGATGGGCGCGATCATCCGCGCCCTCGCCGACCTCGGGGTCGACGTGACGGACGACGGCGACGGCGCGATGCCGTTCTCGTTCACCGGCACCGGAGCGGTCCGAGGCGGCCGTCTCGAGATCGACGCGTCGGCATCGTCGCAGTTCGTGTCCGGGCTGCTGCTCTCGGCGCCCCGCTTCGACGAGGGCCTGCACCTCACCCACGTCGGCGAGCGGCTGCCGAGCCTGCCGCACATCGACATGACCGTCGCGGCGCTCCGTGCCCGCGGTGTCCGCGTGGACCAGCCGACCGTCGGCGAGTGGGTGGTGCACCCGGGCCCGATCGCGGCGCGCGACGTCGTCATCGAGCCCGACCTGTCGAACGCCGCGCCGTTCGCGGCGGCTGCGCTCGTCGCGGGCGGCACGGTCCGGATCCGCACCTGGCCGACCGACACGACGCAGGTCGGTGCCGACCTCGAGACGCTCCTGCCCCTGTGGGGCGCGACCGTCACGCGGGACGGCGACGACCTCGTCTTCGACGGCGGTGTCGGGGTGGCGGGTGGAGCCTCCCTGCCGGGTGTGACGCTCGACCTGTCCCGCGGCGGCGAACTCGCACCGGCGCTCGTCGCGCTGTCGGCCCTGGCCGACGGGCCGAGCGAGATCACCGGGATCGGCCACCTGCGTGGCCACGAGACGGACCGCCTCGCCGCGCTCGCGGCGGACGTGAACCGGTCGGGAGGCTCGGTGCAGGAACTCGACGACGGCCTGCGGATCACGCCCGCCCGCCTCCACGGCGGTGGCTGGGCCGCGTACGACGACCACCGGATGGCGACCGCGGGCGCCCTCGTCGGTCTCGTCGTCGACGGCGTCGCCGTCGACGACGTCGGCTGCACGGCGAAGACGCTGCCGCAGTTCCCCGAGCTCTGGGCGGACCTGGTGGCGACCGGCGCGGACCAGGCTGCGGGCCACCGGGACGGGAGCGTGACGCCGTGAGCTGGTGGGACGACGTCGACGGGGACGACACCGACGAGGACGAGCCGTACGGACAGTACGAGTCGAAGGTGCGGATCCGGCCGAACCCGAAGGGCAACCGGCCCCGCACGAAGACCCGTCCGAACTACGACGACGCCCCGACCGGCTGGGTGACGAACGTCGACCGCGGGCGCTTCGGCGTGCTGGTGTCGGCCGGCCAGGACGACGAGCGGGTGATCACGGCGACGAAGGCCCGGGAGCTCGGCAAGAAGTCGGTCGTGACCGGCGACCGCGTGTCGCTCGCCGGGGACGTCTCGGGCGACGCCGGTTCGCTCGCGCGGATCGTCAAGGTCGCCGAGCGGTCGACCCTGCTCCGACGGAGCGCGGACGACAGCGACGAGGTCGAGCGCGTGATCGTCGCGAACGCCGACCAGATGCTGATCGTCGTCGCGGCGGCAGACCCCGAGCCGCGGCCGCGACTCATCGACCGGTACCTCGTCGCGGCGTTCGACGCCGGCCTGGACCCGGTGCTCTGCATCACGAAGACCGACCTGGCCGACCCGGCACTGTTCCTGGCGCACTTCGCCTGCCTGGACCTCCGGATCGTCACGAGCCGGTCGGACGACGTGCCGTTCGACGCCCTGCACGAGGTGCTCGACGACACGGTGACCGTCACGGTCGGGCACTCCGGCGTCGGCAAGTCGACGCTCGTGAACGCCATCACCGGCTCGACCCGCGCGACCGGCGTGGTCAACGCGGTCACCGGTCGCGGGCGGCACACCTCGTCGTCCTCGATCGCGCTGCGCGTCCGTGACGGTGGGTGGATCATCGACACCCCCGGCGTCCGGTCGTTCGGGCTCGGGCACGTGCAGCCGGAGAACGTCTTCCGGGCCTTCGCGGCGCACGCCGTCCCGGTGCGCGAGCCCGCCGACGGCATCCCGCTCGCGCAGGCGCACGACTGGGAGATCGTCGACCGCGTGCACGACGGGGAGCTCGGGGCGACCGGCGTCGAGCGGCTCGACTCCTTCCGCGCCCTGCTCACCGGCATGGGTGCGGACGACCCCGGCGCGGACTGACCCGAGGCGGGGGTCGTCCCGCGCGTGGGGACCGTCGCGTGCGTGGTGACCGTCGCGTGCGGCGCGGGTGTACCGTTGCCCCTCGTGCCCGAAGTTGCAGAACACAACACAGCCAGACCCGAACCGGTCCACCACGGTGACCACGCGGCGGAGCACCCGTCGCGAGCCGACCGCCCCACGGCGGCGATGGCGGCGGTCCTGCACCCCGAACACCTCGGACGGTCGCTGCGGTCCTTCGGGTCGCACATCCTCGTGCCGCTGTTCCTGGCGGTCGGGATGAGCCTCGCCTACCTCGGCGCGTTCCACGCTCCGACCCCGCACGAGCTCCCGGTCGGGATCGTCGGCCAGGGCCCGGAGGCCCAGGTGTTCGCCCAGACCGTCACCGACGGCTCCGACGGCCGGCTGGTCGCGCACGTCGTCGACTCGACGACCGAGGCCGAACAGCAGGTCCGGGACCGCGACCTCGCCGCCGTGTACGCCCCGGGGACGGACGGCGCCGTGCTCTACGTCTCCACGGCCGCGAGCGAGACCACCGCGACCGCAGCACAGAAGGTCTTCCTGCCGATCGCGTACGAGCAGCACCTGCCGTTCACCGTGCACGACGTCGTGCCCACCGGTGACGAGGACCCGACCGGCCAGGGACTCTTCTTCCTGCTCGTCGGCCTGAGCGTCGGCGGGTACGCCTCGGCGATCGCCGTCGCCGCGGCGGCCGCGAAGCTCCGCGCGCTCTGGACGGTCGCCGTCGGCGCCGTCACCGCCGGGGTCGTCGCCGGCATCGGTGTCCTGGTCGCCGGACCGCTGTACGGCGTCATCCCGGACCACCGCTGGCAGGTCTTCCTGTTCGCGTGGCTCTACGACGCCGT
The sequence above is drawn from the Curtobacterium sp. MR_MD2014 genome and encodes:
- the rsgA gene encoding ribosome small subunit-dependent GTPase A, encoding MSWWDDVDGDDTDEDEPYGQYESKVRIRPNPKGNRPRTKTRPNYDDAPTGWVTNVDRGRFGVLVSAGQDDERVITATKARELGKKSVVTGDRVSLAGDVSGDAGSLARIVKVAERSTLLRRSADDSDEVERVIVANADQMLIVVAAADPEPRPRLIDRYLVAAFDAGLDPVLCITKTDLADPALFLAHFACLDLRIVTSRSDDVPFDALHEVLDDTVTVTVGHSGVGKSTLVNAITGSTRATGVVNAVTGRGRHTSSSSIALRVRDGGWIIDTPGVRSFGLGHVQPENVFRAFAAHAVPVREPADGIPLAQAHDWEIVDRVHDGELGATGVERLDSFRALLTGMGADDPGAD
- the aroA gene encoding 3-phosphoshikimate 1-carboxyvinyltransferase translates to MAQSTHSQQPDPWIAPLARGPLRGDVALPGSKSLTNRELVLAALADGPSTIRLPLHSRDSALMVAALRQLGVGIDEVVPADGTAPNPYGPDLRITPAPMHGDVAVDCGLAGTVMRFLPPLAALATGPVTVDGDPYARRRPMGAIIRALADLGVDVTDDGDGAMPFSFTGTGAVRGGRLEIDASASSQFVSGLLLSAPRFDEGLHLTHVGERLPSLPHIDMTVAALRARGVRVDQPTVGEWVVHPGPIAARDVVIEPDLSNAAPFAAAALVAGGTVRIRTWPTDTTQVGADLETLLPLWGATVTRDGDDLVFDGGVGVAGGASLPGVTLDLSRGGELAPALVALSALADGPSEITGIGHLRGHETDRLAALAADVNRSGGSVQELDDGLRITPARLHGGGWAAYDDHRMATAGALVGLVVDGVAVDDVGCTAKTLPQFPELWADLVATGADQAAGHRDGSVTP